The Hyphomicrobiales bacterium genome has a window encoding:
- a CDS encoding PPO candidate 1 → MQSLTRQTFIAGLAIAGLALPAAALAQGAPKVGAPAPAFQAVDADGRTRNLSEFAGKTVILEWTNHDCPYVRKHYNSATMQTLQKDMAKEGIVWLSVISSPQGEQGHVDGARAKELSVQRDAAPAGILLDPNSRMARAYGAQTTPHMYVIDPKGTLAYMGAIDDKPSSSASSLNGAKSYVRQAVTELKAGRPVSEASTKAYGCVVKYAPLS, encoded by the coding sequence ATGCAAAGCCTGACCAGACAGACTTTCATCGCCGGCCTCGCCATCGCCGGTCTCGCCCTGCCCGCCGCCGCCCTTGCGCAGGGAGCGCCCAAGGTCGGCGCGCCGGCGCCCGCCTTCCAGGCGGTGGATGCCGACGGTCGGACCCGCAACCTTTCCGAATTCGCGGGCAAGACGGTGATCCTCGAATGGACCAACCATGACTGCCCCTATGTTCGGAAGCACTACAACAGCGCCACCATGCAGACGCTGCAGAAGGATATGGCGAAGGAGGGCATCGTCTGGCTCTCGGTGATCTCTTCGCCGCAGGGCGAGCAAGGCCATGTCGACGGCGCCAGGGCCAAGGAACTCTCGGTTCAGCGTGATGCGGCACCGGCCGGAATCCTGCTCGATCCGAACAGCCGGATGGCGCGTGCCTATGGCGCGCAGACGACGCCGCACATGTACGTCATCGATCCGAAGGGCACGCTCGCCTATATGGGCGCGATCGACGACAAGCCCTCCTCCTCGGCTTCGAGCCTGAACGGCGCCAAGAGCTATGTCCGTCAGGCCGTCACGGAGCTGAAGGCCGGCAGGCCGGTCTCGGAGGCGAGCACCAAGGCCTATGGCTGCGTCGTGAAATATGCGCCGCTGAGCTGA
- a CDS encoding Penicillin-binding protein activator encodes MLHHRHFAPILRLKARALALALPLALAACSGGTSGLPGFDSGNPASGAAPTGQTIGNGKVKVGLVLPLTAEGQGAVVGNSLKNAAEMALAEFPNADLTLLVKDDRGTAEGARAAAQEAVSEGAELIIGPLFAPSVQAAGQVARGANRPIIAFSSDTSVASRGIYLLSFPPENDVNRVIAYASQQGRKSFAALIPDTAYGKVVEAAFQQAVAGHGARVAVIERFGSDPAAMRSAIQRLMPSLQQADALFVPAAADTMPTLGQLLQEAGYNPAKVKPLGTGVWNDAGVARVPAIQGGWFASPDTAGFNAFAGRYQQRFNSAPARTATLAYDAVSLAAALARTQGSQRFSESVLTNASGFAGADGVFRFRPDGQVERGLAVLELRNGQIVTINAAPRDLGPRSQ; translated from the coding sequence GTGTTGCATCATCGGCACTTCGCACCGATCCTGCGGTTGAAGGCGCGGGCGCTCGCGCTGGCCCTGCCGCTCGCGCTGGCCGCCTGCAGCGGCGGCACCTCCGGCCTTCCGGGCTTCGACTCCGGGAACCCCGCCTCCGGCGCGGCACCGACCGGGCAGACCATCGGCAACGGCAAGGTCAAGGTCGGGCTCGTCCTGCCGCTGACGGCGGAGGGACAGGGCGCGGTGGTCGGCAACTCGCTGAAGAACGCCGCCGAGATGGCGCTCGCCGAATTCCCGAACGCTGACCTCACGCTGCTGGTCAAGGACGACCGCGGCACGGCCGAGGGCGCCCGCGCAGCGGCTCAGGAGGCGGTGTCGGAAGGCGCGGAGCTGATCATCGGCCCGTTGTTCGCGCCCTCCGTGCAGGCGGCCGGGCAGGTGGCGCGCGGCGCCAATCGTCCGATCATCGCCTTCTCGAGCGATACCAGCGTCGCCTCGCGCGGCATCTACCTTTTGTCCTTCCCGCCCGAGAACGACGTCAACCGCGTCATCGCCTATGCCAGCCAGCAGGGCCGGAAATCCTTCGCCGCGCTCATTCCGGATACGGCCTATGGCAAGGTCGTGGAAGCCGCTTTCCAGCAGGCCGTCGCCGGCCATGGCGCCCGCGTCGCGGTGATCGAGCGCTTCGGTTCGGACCCGGCCGCGATGCGCAGCGCCATCCAGCGCCTGATGCCCTCGCTCCAGCAGGCGGACGCGCTGTTCGTGCCCGCCGCCGCCGACACGATGCCGACGCTCGGACAGCTCTTGCAGGAGGCCGGCTACAACCCGGCCAAGGTGAAGCCGCTCGGCACCGGGGTCTGGAACGATGCCGGCGTGGCGCGCGTGCCGGCGATCCAGGGCGGCTGGTTCGCCTCGCCCGACACCGCCGGCTTCAACGCCTTCGCCGGCCGCTATCAGCAGCGCTTCAACAGCGCGCCGGCCCGCACGGCGACGCTCGCCTATGACGCGGTCTCTCTGGCGGCGGCGCTCGCCCGCACACAGGGCTCGCAGCGCTTCTCGGAGAGCGTTCTGACCAACGCTTCCGGCTTCGCCGGCGCCGACGGCGTCTTCCGCTTCCGGCCGGACGGGCAGGTGGAACGCGGCCTTGCCGTGCTCGAACTGCGCAATGGCCAGATCGTCACCATCAACGCCGCGCCGCGCGATCTCGGGCCGCGCTCGCAGTAG